From Hartmannibacter diazotrophicus, a single genomic window includes:
- a CDS encoding ABC transporter ATP-binding protein, whose translation MSARGLGKSFGGKPILTSVDLDIAPGEVVALLGSSGSGKTTLLRMIAGLLAPSHGSVSIGDDVVADAGTGKLVPPERRSIGMVFQDYALWPHMTVAGNVSFPLEMKGVNGEERARRVRDALDLVDLGAFADRSPSTLSGGQQQRVALARAIVSQPSVILFDEPLSNLDRELRDQLVVDIAALVRSLGLTGVYVTHDHGEAFAIADRVAVMAGGGIVQIAPPEHLVARPESAEVASFLKLGLIAPGHLADGKVTFQDSADVLATPGGFNGHAGPGDLFLPRGALRIVAPEAASLTGTVVRSTFRGEGYTTRIQLSCGFDVDLPNDERLRDNAPVGVDVVWDRARWFPATATSV comes from the coding sequence GTGTCCGCACGCGGACTCGGCAAGAGTTTTGGCGGCAAACCGATCCTGACCTCCGTCGATCTCGACATCGCGCCAGGCGAGGTCGTCGCGCTCCTCGGCTCATCCGGGTCGGGCAAGACCACGCTCCTGCGCATGATCGCTGGCCTACTGGCGCCCTCGCACGGCAGCGTTTCGATCGGCGATGATGTCGTCGCGGACGCGGGCACCGGCAAGCTCGTGCCGCCGGAGCGCCGCTCGATCGGCATGGTGTTCCAGGACTATGCGCTCTGGCCGCACATGACGGTGGCCGGCAACGTCTCCTTTCCCCTTGAAATGAAGGGCGTCAACGGCGAGGAACGGGCGCGCCGGGTGCGCGATGCGCTCGACCTCGTCGACCTCGGCGCCTTCGCCGACCGCTCGCCGTCGACGCTCTCCGGCGGCCAGCAGCAGCGGGTCGCCCTTGCGCGTGCCATCGTCTCGCAGCCGTCCGTCATTCTCTTCGACGAGCCGCTCTCCAATCTCGACCGCGAGCTTCGCGACCAGCTCGTCGTCGATATCGCGGCGCTCGTCCGCTCGCTCGGTCTCACCGGCGTCTACGTCACCCACGACCACGGCGAGGCCTTCGCCATTGCCGACCGCGTCGCGGTGATGGCCGGCGGCGGCATCGTCCAGATCGCCCCGCCGGAGCATCTCGTCGCCCGGCCGGAAAGCGCCGAAGTCGCAAGCTTCCTGAAGCTCGGGCTCATCGCCCCCGGCCATCTCGCGGACGGCAAGGTGACATTCCAGGACAGTGCCGACGTCCTTGCCACACCGGGCGGGTTCAACGGCCATGCCGGGCCGGGAGATCTGTTCCTGCCACGCGGCGCGCTCCGCATCGTCGCGCCGGAGGCGGCCTCGCTGACCGGCACCGTCGTGCGCTCGACCTTCCGCGGCGAGGGCTACACGACCCGCATCCAGCTTTCCTGCGGCTTCGACGTCGACCTGCCCAACGACGAACGCCTGCGCGACAACGCGCCTGTCGGCGTCGACGTCGTCTGGGACCGCGCCCGCTGGTTCCCGGCCACCGCAACCTCCGTCTGA
- a CDS encoding ABC transporter substrate-binding protein, whose protein sequence is MKTLLRLLAAAAIGTVLAGTAQAETVTVYSAGPGGLIKKLAAGFQKKTGNEVEVFQATTGKVMARLAAEQANPVADVVISASWDTATQFDKDGLLLDYTSPNAEKVPDFLKAPTYVAQGISALAIAWNTKSGTPEPTDWSDLAKPEYKDLVTMPDPASSGSAYELVAALASDEAIGWKLFEDLSANGMIVPGANAQALNPVLQGAKAVVFGAVDYQSFGQIKKGESLKVIFPKSGTVIAPRPMMILKSSQHQDAAKAFIDYVLSDEGQAAVAGADLMPARSDVGADRPLMSDLKLLSVDPSTDRKAILAHFAEIFAAN, encoded by the coding sequence ATGAAGACATTGCTTCGACTGCTGGCGGCCGCCGCCATCGGAACGGTGCTTGCCGGCACCGCCCAGGCCGAGACCGTCACCGTCTATTCCGCCGGCCCCGGCGGCCTCATCAAGAAACTTGCCGCCGGCTTCCAGAAGAAGACCGGCAACGAGGTCGAGGTCTTCCAGGCGACGACCGGCAAGGTGATGGCGCGGCTTGCCGCCGAGCAGGCCAACCCCGTCGCCGACGTCGTGATCTCCGCCTCCTGGGACACCGCGACCCAGTTCGACAAGGACGGCCTGCTGCTCGACTACACCAGCCCGAACGCGGAAAAGGTGCCGGACTTCCTGAAGGCCCCGACCTATGTCGCCCAAGGCATTTCGGCGCTCGCCATCGCCTGGAACACCAAGAGCGGCACGCCGGAACCCACCGACTGGTCCGACCTTGCCAAGCCAGAATACAAGGACCTCGTCACGATGCCCGATCCGGCCAGCTCCGGTTCGGCCTATGAGCTCGTCGCCGCGCTCGCCTCCGACGAGGCCATCGGCTGGAAGCTCTTCGAGGATCTTTCGGCCAACGGCATGATCGTGCCCGGCGCCAACGCGCAGGCGCTGAACCCGGTGCTGCAGGGTGCCAAGGCGGTCGTCTTCGGCGCCGTCGACTACCAGTCCTTCGGCCAGATCAAGAAGGGCGAGTCGCTCAAGGTCATCTTCCCGAAGAGCGGCACCGTCATCGCGCCCCGCCCGATGATGATCCTGAAGTCGTCGCAGCATCAGGACGCTGCCAAGGCGTTCATCGACTACGTCCTGTCGGACGAAGGCCAGGCGGCCGTTGCCGGCGCGGATCTGATGCCGGCGCGCAGCGATGTCGGCGCCGATCGTCCTCTCATGTCCGACCTCAAGCTGCTGTCGGTCGATCCGTCGACGGACCGCAAGGCCATCCTCGCGCATTTCGCCGAGATCTTCGCGGCGAACTGA
- a CDS encoding retropepsin-like aspartic protease family protein, giving the protein MARLVFAVLCLLTVVAWMVPDLEQLGARDDLAVVATATVASPDDAALPRLGGHEVLVPSDPRGHFVMSMMLNSTPTRMLADTGATVVALRESDARRVGIFVGRNDYRQPINTANGQAFGAPVRIASMRIDAIELNDVEAIVMPDESLQTNLLGMSFLSRLERFEISGGQLVLAD; this is encoded by the coding sequence ATGGCGCGCCTCGTCTTTGCCGTTCTGTGCCTGCTGACGGTTGTCGCCTGGATGGTGCCGGACCTTGAACAACTTGGCGCCAGGGACGACCTCGCCGTTGTAGCGACCGCAACCGTCGCATCCCCGGACGATGCCGCTTTGCCGCGTCTTGGCGGGCACGAGGTGCTGGTGCCGAGCGATCCGCGCGGGCATTTCGTCATGTCGATGATGCTGAACAGCACGCCGACGCGCATGCTGGCCGACACCGGCGCGACGGTGGTGGCCCTGCGCGAGAGCGACGCCCGGCGCGTGGGTATCTTCGTTGGGCGCAACGACTACCGGCAGCCGATCAATACCGCCAACGGTCAGGCGTTCGGTGCGCCGGTCCGGATTGCGTCGATGCGGATCGACGCCATCGAGCTCAACGACGTCGAGGCCATCGTCATGCCGGACGAGTCCCTGCAGACCAATCTCCTGGGCATGAGCTTCCTGAGCCGGCTGGAGCGTTTCGAGATTTCGGGCGGCCAACTCGTCCTCGCGGACTGA
- a CDS encoding ABC transporter permease → MALSRRSRERSQTEGGGLAALVAPVLLVLIAWPLSFIVLQAIFPEIGAGSLARPFALVSETLSDPRLVEWTFNTLKLGLGVMVGSFVVGVPLGMLRGLFKVPGGGLWDVLFTVPFTIPPYIAALGWIFALQPHGYLDQIAGFNVGKFLFSYWGVVFVMTLNVFPVVYFAVSRSVAAISGRYLEAARVCGAAPSVSFRRILLPLTAPAIAASLLLVFAMSIEEFGTPAVLAARSGFLVLVTGVEQRLSDYPIDLPGAAMLSIVLVMLALAAFVGQHWIVNRRDTGAMSGKPSRQELMELGRYKPLVLAGFAAVATVGTMAPIASVLITASTRTISGGLAADNLSLDNFRGLADQTSGAMEALLTSFSLGIGTALITGLVGVLTALVTVRQKTRMARVLDFLSLVPNTIPGVVIAVGLILAWTQPWLPLTVYNTPWVLVFAYCCLLLPYPVRYATTAVRQMGSGLEDAARVFGARPVTLILRIVLPLILPSMVAAMLLVFAVASRELVATILLAPLGTETIATFIWNQFEQGSVGLGMAMSSVAILVTLSVPALAALVSRRFAATASDKARAGTQSA, encoded by the coding sequence GTGGCGCTTTCCCGTCGCTCACGCGAGCGGAGCCAGACAGAGGGCGGCGGCCTCGCCGCCCTCGTCGCTCCAGTTCTTCTCGTCCTCATCGCCTGGCCGCTCAGCTTCATCGTCCTTCAGGCGATCTTTCCCGAGATCGGCGCCGGCTCGCTCGCGCGTCCCTTCGCGCTTGTCTCCGAGACGCTGTCCGATCCCAGGCTTGTCGAATGGACTTTCAACACGCTCAAGCTCGGCCTTGGCGTGATGGTCGGCTCGTTTGTCGTCGGCGTGCCGCTCGGCATGCTGCGCGGACTTTTCAAGGTGCCCGGCGGCGGCCTTTGGGACGTGCTCTTCACCGTCCCCTTCACCATCCCGCCCTATATCGCGGCGCTCGGCTGGATCTTCGCTCTGCAACCGCACGGCTATCTCGACCAGATCGCCGGCTTCAATGTCGGCAAGTTCCTGTTTTCCTACTGGGGCGTCGTCTTTGTCATGACGCTCAACGTCTTTCCCGTCGTCTATTTCGCCGTCTCGCGCAGCGTTGCCGCAATCTCGGGCCGCTATCTGGAGGCCGCGCGCGTCTGCGGTGCAGCACCAAGCGTGAGCTTCCGGCGCATCCTGCTGCCGCTCACCGCGCCGGCCATCGCGGCCAGTCTGCTTCTCGTCTTCGCCATGTCGATCGAGGAGTTCGGCACGCCGGCCGTCCTTGCCGCCCGCTCCGGCTTCCTCGTCCTCGTGACCGGCGTCGAGCAGCGCCTCTCCGACTATCCGATCGATCTTCCCGGCGCCGCCATGCTCTCGATCGTCCTCGTGATGCTGGCGCTCGCGGCCTTCGTCGGCCAGCACTGGATCGTCAACCGGCGCGATACCGGCGCCATGTCCGGCAAGCCGTCGCGGCAGGAACTGATGGAGCTTGGGCGCTACAAGCCGCTGGTGCTCGCAGGCTTTGCGGCCGTCGCCACCGTCGGAACGATGGCGCCGATTGCCAGTGTCCTGATCACCGCCTCCACGCGCACGATTTCCGGTGGTCTTGCCGCCGACAACCTGTCCCTCGACAATTTCCGCGGCCTCGCCGACCAGACGTCGGGCGCCATGGAAGCGCTTCTGACGAGCTTTTCGCTCGGTATCGGCACGGCGCTGATCACCGGCCTCGTCGGCGTGCTGACGGCCCTCGTCACCGTGCGGCAGAAGACGCGGATGGCGCGCGTCCTCGATTTCCTCAGCCTCGTGCCCAACACGATCCCCGGCGTCGTCATCGCGGTCGGCCTCATCCTCGCATGGACGCAGCCCTGGCTGCCGCTGACGGTCTACAACACGCCGTGGGTGCTGGTCTTTGCCTATTGCTGCCTGCTCCTGCCCTATCCGGTGCGCTACGCGACGACGGCCGTGCGGCAGATGGGCAGCGGCCTGGAAGACGCCGCACGGGTGTTCGGCGCACGGCCCGTTACGCTGATCCTGCGCATCGTCCTGCCCCTGATCCTGCCGAGCATGGTCGCGGCGATGCTGCTCGTCTTCGCCGTCGCCTCGCGCGAACTCGTCGCGACGATCCTGCTCGCCCCGCTTGGGACCGAGACCATTGCGACCTTCATCTGGAACCAGTTCGAGCAGGGCTCGGTCGGCCTCGGCATGGCCATGAGCTCGGTCGCCATCCTTGTGACGCTCTCGGTGCCGGCGCTTGCCGCGCTCGTGTCCCGGCGCTTTGCCGCCACGGCCAGCGACAAGGCGCGGGCGGGCACGCAGTCCGCCTGA
- a CDS encoding pilus assembly protein N-terminal domain-containing protein, protein MVHFLVRSSLAGLLLLGFGSAASAEETVVVNMDQAKVMHISAPAATVIIGNPSIADATIQDRQTLVITGRGYGTTNFIVLDEKGEAIADAQVRVEAPDRDVVTIFRHNAAGRSTYSCGDICQPMINVGDDPGSYGIVLDQTKSRNSNAATRGGVQ, encoded by the coding sequence ATGGTTCATTTTCTTGTCCGCAGCAGTCTAGCCGGTCTTCTCCTGCTGGGATTCGGCTCTGCCGCCAGCGCCGAGGAGACGGTCGTGGTGAACATGGACCAGGCCAAGGTCATGCACATCTCCGCTCCGGCTGCCACGGTCATCATCGGCAATCCGTCGATCGCCGACGCCACCATCCAGGACCGGCAGACGCTCGTCATCACGGGGCGCGGCTACGGCACCACCAATTTCATCGTGCTCGACGAAAAGGGCGAGGCGATCGCGGATGCGCAGGTTCGTGTCGAGGCGCCGGACAGGGACGTGGTGACGATCTTCCGCCACAACGCGGCCGGCCGCTCGACCTATTCCTGCGGCGACATCTGCCAGCCGATGATCAATGTCGGCGACGATCCGGGCAGCTACGGCATCGTCCTCGACCAGACGAAGTCCCGCAACAGCAACGCAGCCACGCGCGGCGGAGTTCAGTAG
- a CDS encoding SDR family oxidoreductase: protein MGDLKGLTALITGAAGGIGEAMAEAFADAGARLALVDIADSSALATRLGDEHRSFALDLEDPDAIKATVERIGREMGIDILVNNAGLGIIFPAEEPNLDAWDRTMRINLRGPWLMGAAALPYLKVSGRGRVINISSQAGVIAIEEHAAYGASKAGLINLTKVMAIEWARFGITANAIAPTVVETPMALVGWSGEKGVKARQDIPVGRFAKPSEIAAAALYLASYEAAIINGAVLMADGGFSCR, encoded by the coding sequence GCATCGGCGAGGCCATGGCGGAGGCCTTTGCCGATGCCGGCGCCCGGCTCGCGCTTGTCGACATAGCCGATTCATCGGCGCTCGCAACGCGGCTTGGCGATGAGCACCGGAGCTTCGCGCTGGACCTCGAGGATCCGGACGCCATCAAGGCCACGGTCGAGCGGATCGGCCGCGAGATGGGGATCGACATTCTCGTCAACAATGCCGGCCTCGGCATCATCTTTCCGGCCGAGGAACCAAATCTCGATGCCTGGGACAGGACCATGCGGATCAATCTGCGCGGCCCCTGGCTCATGGGCGCGGCGGCCCTGCCCTATCTCAAGGTTTCGGGCCGCGGCCGTGTCATCAACATCTCCTCGCAAGCGGGGGTGATCGCCATCGAGGAGCATGCCGCTTACGGCGCCAGCAAGGCGGGCCTGATCAACCTGACGAAGGTGATGGCGATCGAGTGGGCCAGGTTCGGCATCACCGCCAACGCGATCGCGCCAACCGTGGTCGAAACGCCAATGGCCCTTGTCGGCTGGTCGGGCGAGAAGGGCGTCAAGGCCCGGCAGGATATCCCTGTCGGGCGCTTCGCAAAGCCTTCGGAGATCGCCGCGGCCGCGCTCTATCTCGCGTCGTACGAGGCGGCCATCATCAACGGCGCGGTGCTGATGGCCGATGGCGGCTTCAGCTGCCGGTAG